GCTGGCCTATGAAGATGAATACGATGACTTGAGGAAACAGCTGGCAAATCTGAAAAAATGAACCAGGTGCCGGCCCGGCTAAGACGGAATGGATTGTAATTTTTTATACTCATCCATCAGCGGCTTGTATTCCTCATATGCGGCTTTGGCCCACCAGAGCTGCTCTTCAGATGGCCGCCCCTTGATCTGTCCGGGGGCCCCGAAAACCAGGGAATAATCGGGAATGACTTTGCCGGCCCCCACCAGGGCGGCTGCACCGATCAGGCAGTAATCACCGATGCTGGCTTCATGAAGCAGGGTGGCATTCATGCCGATGAGCACATAATTACCGATGGACCGGCAGTTGAGCACGGCCCCGTGTCCGATGACCACCCGGTCCCCGATGAACACATCTCCGTCTCTGCCGTTGGGGGCCCCGGCATGGATCACGCAGTTGTCCTCCACAATGGTCTTTTGCCCGATGGTGATTTTTCCCAGATCCGCCCGGATGACGGCACCGGGCCACACACTGGACTCTTCGCCGATTTCGATGTCTCCGATCAGCACGGCCGTGTCGTCCACATAAGCCGATGGCGCAATCCTGGGTGTTTTGCCTTTAAACGATCGTATCATGGGTGGGTCCGTCTCCTTCCATCTGTTTTGAAAAACACCATGCTTTCCCGTCGGGACATGGCAAACGTTATTTTTGTTGTTTACGCAGTTCTGTGACCGGAATGCCGCCGACGCCCCAGTTGTCCGTATCCACCTCATCAATGGTCACAAACGTGGTGGCGGGATTTTTTCCCAGCACATCTTTGAGCAGCCGGGTCACCCCTTCAATGAGCTCGGCTTTCTGTTCCTTTGTGGCGCCTTCTCTGGTAATTTTTATGTTCACGTATGGCATAAGACCTCCCCCGGATTGTTACAACACCCCGTCCAACTCATGCTTTAAAGAGCGGTTCATCAGGCGCTGTATGGTTTCTTCCAATGGATAATTCTCAAACAAAACATGATAAACTTCATTGCAGATGGGCAGATCCACGCCCAGTTTCCGGGACAGGTTGTACACGGACCGGGTGGTTTTCACCCCTTCGGCCACCATACGCATTTCCGAGATGATGTCATCCAGTTTTTTGCCCTGGCCGATCTGCATCCCCACCGTGTAATTCCGGCTCAACGCGCCGGTACAGGTGAGCAGCAGGTCTCCGACTCCGGCCAGGCCGGACAGGGTCAGCGGGTCGGCCCCTAAGCGGGTGCCCAGACGGTTCATTTCCGTCAACCCCCGGGTGATCAGAGCGGCTCTGGGGTTGAGTCCCATGTTCATGCCGTCACAGATGCCCGCGGCAATGGCCAGGACATTTTTCATGGCCCCGCCGATCTGGGTACCGACCGGATCATGGTTGACATACACCCGGAAGGTGGGGCCGGCGAACACCGCCTGGACAAACCGGGCCACCCGGTCATTCACAGATGCCGCCGCCACCACCGTGGGAATTTTTGCCGCCACTTCCTTGGCAAAGCTGGGACCGGACAACACCGCCAGATTTTCCGGGGGCAGAAAATCCAGAATTTCTTCCAGAATACCGGTCATGGTGAGATGGGTCTTGTTTTCAATTCCTTTGGATGCACTGACCACCACAGCGTCTTTTGCAATGAACGGTTTCATCTGCATGGCCACGGACCGCATGAAATGGGAGGGAACGACAACCAGCACCAGATCCTTGTCCTTGACCACGGTTTCAATATCATTGAACGGATGAATGGCATCGGGAAGCAGATACCCCGGCAGAAACACCCGGTTTTCCTGCAAGGTTTCAATCTGTTCCTTTACTTCGGATTCAAACACCCAGAAATCAATATCAAACCCTTTTTCAGCCAGCAGTTTGGCAAGCGCGGTTCCCCAGGAACCGGCCCCCACGACCCCGATGCGGGTCGATTGTATGTCATCTATCTGTATCATGTATCTTTCCTGACGGTTTCAGACCTGTCACCTTCGGTCCAGTCGGTTGTAAATTTTGAAAAACCAAATATACAGCAACCCTTTGGAACATTCAATGCCCGTTTTTTTCAGTGATAAAAAACCGGATGCACGGTCTGATTCTCCAGAAACAGGTCGATGTCTTCGAGCAGGTCCAAACGGCAGGTATCAAACAAAGCAGAGGATATCTGACGGCTGAAACGGGTTTTCAGCAGCAGTATCCGGGAAAGTGTCTGTTCTTTAAATAAAAAAATGATCACATTATGATTGCGGTATCGGGCGATCCATACATCGGAAACATCCAGTTCCGGTGTATGGGTGAAATGACGCTGGGTCAAAAGCATGGTTTCAGAATCCGGCGTGCAGGTGATCAGAGTCCGGATGGCAGGCACCCGGTTGATTTCTGCCAGGATTCGCTGCCTGGGCGCACCGATCTTGAAATTCCGGTACCCGGTCAAGGTATAGGAATAGATACCGGCCGGAGAGATCGCCAGTACTTCCACCAGGATGACAATCACCAGCATGCCCAGTCCCAGAGATATCTGCAGGGCACGCTGCCGCTGTTTTTTCATTATTTGCACCTGCCGGTCCGGCCGAAACAAGCCAACCTAAAGGGCCAGACCTCCTTTGACATCCGCAAGGACCTTGTCGTCAAACAACCGGCGGACCAGGGTCAAGGCGAATTCCAGTGCCGTGCCCGCCCCTTTGCTGGTGATGCAGGGTCCGTCAATGACCACGTTGCGGTCCTGGACCGTGCCGCCCTCAATCCGGTCGGCAAATCCCGGATGGCAGGTCACGGCCCCGGGTGTGACCAGTCCCAGGGGATGAAGTACCACGGCCGGAGATGCACAGATAGCCCCATATAATTTTTTCTGTGCTGCCTGTTTTTTGAGCAGTTCTGCCAGCGTTTCTGATTTTTGAAGATTATCCGCCCCCGGAATGCCGCCTGGCAGGACAATCAGGTCAAAACTTTGCTCCCGGCAGTCTTTGATCAAACAGTCTGCTTTGAATTCAATGCCCCGGGCCGCTTTGATGGTCAGGTCATCCACCGATGCCACTACCACCCGGGCACCGGCCCGCCGAAGTACATCAATGATCGTAATGGCCTCCATCTCTTCGATTCCCTGGGCCACCGGCACCAATACGGTTTTTTCCATAATCACACCTCCGTCATTAGATGCTCGGCCATGCTCAGGCACGGACACTGTCCTGATGACCCAGCAACTGGTTTGTATACAAAGACGCGGTGATTTTCACCACCTTGATGATATGGTTTCTTGTGGCGGTTTTGTCTGTCACGGGTGAGTTGCGGAAAACCATGAGAATCCCGGTGATGGATGCCACAAACGCGTGGGAATAGATACGGGCCTGTTCCTTTGCCACACCGTGGCGACACAGTAATTCAGCAAACAGATCAAAAAATATTTTGGTGACTGAGTCGAATTTTCCCATGACCGGATGGGACAGGTTGTCTTTGAGCATCAGATAAGCCATCATCTGAAACGTGGATTCGTTATTGATGAGATGATCCACAAATTTTATGCCGAACTGCTCGATACTTGCGGGCTTATCGGTTTCAACCATGGTTTTGAACTCTTTGCTGGCAGCGGAGATATCCTGAAGAAAAGCCTCATTGAACAATGCCTGCTGACTGGGAAAATACCGGTAAATGGTCGCCGCGGATATACCGGCCTCGTCGGCCACTTCCCGCATGCCCACTTCATAAAACGGTTTTTTTGCAAACAATGCCAGAGCGGATTCAATGACAATCTGCTTTCTTGCCAGCTTTTCTTTTTCCTTTAATTCCGCAAATCGAGACTCAGCCAATAATGGAGTATCCTTCATTTAAAATAGTTAAAAAGGTTTTTTTGTGATGTTTTCCTTATCATGTGTTGATCTGTTAGACAAGGCAAAAGACCATTCTAATTTTTTCCTGTTGTATTGACGTTACTGCGCCATCTCTGCTATAGTGCGCCACTGTGAATGATCAGAGAAAAAATGCCATGAAAACACATACCAACAGAGATCGGTTCGATTTTGAAATCGGATACCTGACCCGCAGCCCCTGCCTGACCTGTGAAAATAAAAAAAATCTGCCCGGGTGTCATCAGGATTGCGCGGTTTTGGATATTATCCAGACCACCCTGGCCCGGGGCATCTCTTCCCAGGCCTCCGGTTATGGCAGCTGATTCCGGGGATGCGGCGATTTTTCCTGAACATGCCGTTTCTCTGGCCCATCGTTTTTTAACCCCGTCTCTGTTTGAGCGCCTGTCCCGGCTGAAAACCGACACCGGCTTCACCCTGGAACAGGCGATCCGGTCCGGTCGGGAAAACCCGGATTCTCATATCGGCATCTATGCCGGCGATGCACAAACCTATGCCCTGTTCAAGGAAATTTTCGATCCGGTGATCCGGACCTATCATCAAATCACCGGTCCCATCCGTCATATACCGCGCCTGGAGCCTCTGGACCTGCCGGATCTGGATCCCCACAACCAATTGATTGTTTCCACCCGGATCCGGGTGGCCAGAAACCTGTCCGGCCACGCGTTTTCCCCCAACATCACCACGCAAAACCGGCAGATCGTGGCCCGGCAGGTCCAGCAGGCCCTGGATGCCTTGCCTGAATCGCTCCAGGGACACTTTCACGCCATGGATGCATTGACCCTGGATCAAATTCAAAACCAGGCGTTTCAGGGCACGGCATTTTTACCCGGTGACCGGTTTCAGGCATCCGCCGGCATCAACCGGAACTTTCCTGTATCCCGGGGGGTGTTCACGAGCCATGACAGGACTTTTCGTGTCTGGATCAATGAAGAAGATCATCTGCGCATCATCTGTCTTGAAAAAACCGGGAATCTGTCAAAAGTTTTCAACCGGATGGTCTCTGCGTTGGCACACATCCGTGAACCGATTGATTTTGCATCTGATCCCAGGCTGGGATATCTGACCGCCTGTCCCACCAATATCGGGACCGCCATGCGGGCCGGCGTGCATATCCGGCTGCCCCATCTGGAAAATCACCCAAACCGGCTCAAAAGACTGGCATCCACCTATGGATTGCAGATCCGGGGAACCCTGGGGGAAAAAACCGCTGTAACAGAATCCGTGTTTGATATCAGTAACCGCTTCCGGCTGGGAACCGGCGAAACCCAACTCATTCAGACCCTGCACACCGGCATTGCCGCCATCATTGAAGCGGAAACACGGTTGGCAGAATCCGGTCCAGAATCCCCAGAACCATGAAAATCAGCATGGACAGATTAAGGGTGGTGAATCCGCCGGCCCCGGCGTAAGCCGGAAATCTTGTGAGAAAAAAACCCATCACTCCTGGCAGGACAAAAGCCATCCCGGCCAGGCTGGCTGAAACCCCCGGCAACACAATCCCGCCGTTGAGAAGAAACCAGAAAACACCTAAGCTGTAAACACAGACCCACACCAGAATCTGAAGAAAAAGTTCCGTTTTCGTCCACAGGCGGATAAATGTGGGAAACCGGTCCGCCCCCGGATCACAAACCGGCTGGGCCGCGGCCAGTACCAAAAAATGGGGGACCTGCCAGATGCCCATCACCAGCATCACCCCGAACAGTTGAATGCCTGTTCCATGGCACTGGGACGACGGCACCGCTGTCCACCCGATGGCCGGGGGCAGCATACCGCAGATCACACCGGGCCACACGGCAAACAGGGTTTTTTTCTTCAGCGGGGTGTACAGCCCATTGTAGCAGACCAGGGCCAGAATCCCCAGAATCCAGGGCAGATGCGTATCCAGCCCCCCGGCAAGAAGCGCCAGACCGGAAATAACCAGACCTGATGCCACCCATCCCGCCGTCTGCAAATCCACCCGATTCTTTACCAGGCACCGGTGCCGGGTTCTGGCAAACCAGCAGTCATACCGCCGGTCCTGAATATGATTGAGCACGGCAGCCCCGGCAGCCAGCAACCACACTCCGGCCCCAATGACCAGGGTATCGATCCCGGGGGCCGGAGCCGCCAGAATATGCCCGAAAATGCCGGACAAAGCGATAAATCCGGTGAGCCGGAACTTGGTCAGCTCGATTGCCGCACGGATACCGCTTGTTTCTACCATCCGTCATCCTCTTCCACCCATTCATCAAACGCGTCTTCAGACACCACCCGGACCACGCCGGTCATGTCCGCATGCCCTACCCCGCAGAACTCCGTGCATTGAAGAAAATACTCCCCAATGGTTTCCGGCAGAAACCAGGCATAGGTGGTCAGACCTTTCACCGCATCCACCTTGACCCTAAACGCCGGAATATACAGACTGTGAATCACATCCATGGAAGTGATGTTGAGTTTCACGGGCGTATTCACCGGTACCTGAAGTTCGTTTTCCGTTTCCTTGCCCGTGGGATAAATAAAAATCCAGGAAAAAGACTGGGCAATGACATCCACCTCCAAAGCCCCTTCGGGTACATTGCGCAGCCCGGTATAGGCCTGCCACCCGGACACGAACATGGCCAAAGCGATGAGGGTGGGAATGAATATCCAGGCGGTTTCCAGCTTCCAGTTTCCCCGGATATCCGCAGGCACCGGATGGCGGGATCGACGGTACCGGATCACAAAATAGATCATCACCAGAGTGATGGCAAACAGAAACACAAAAGAGAATCCAATGATGAAATAAAAAGACCGGTCCACCAGGACCGCCGGATTGATGATATCAGTCATGGGGTCTCCTCACCTGAATGCCACGTCCCAGAAAATAAACCCGATCATGACGGCCATAAACAGCACCGTGGCCAGAAACGACCATCGCAGTGTCCGGCCTTCCCAGCGCATGTGCATAAACACCAGCAGCACAAATCCGGCCTTGACCGATGCGATCATCAGAGTGATCCACACATTGACCCAGCCCAGGTCGATGGATGCGGCTCCCACGGTCACGCCGGTCAGCACCAGCAGGGCCGCCAGGGTCAGCCCCAGGGTTTTGTATCCAATAATATGGGGTTCAGATGCCATAGAGGACTCCTTGTGTCAGACCACCAGATAAAACAAGGGAAAAATAAAGATCCATATCAGGTCCACCAGGTGCCAGTACAGGCCTGAATTGTCCAGCATGGCATTGTTTTTGGGCGTGATCTTCTGCCGGGTGACCAGCACCAGACTCACGGCCAGCAATGTCATGCCGATGATGATGTGAAGCCCGTGAAGCCCGGTGGTCACGAAATACAGGCCAAAGAACAGATTTTGACCGCCCGGGCCGTCCACCAGCCGGTCCGATCCCGGATAAATGCCGTGTGCAAATTTATGCCCCCATTCAATATACTTGTTCACCAGAAATATCGCCCCGCAGGCCAGGGCCCCCCACAGGCCGGCCAGAGCGATTCGGTAGTGGGCCTTTTGCACCGCTGTGACGCCGGCGGCCACACAAAAACTGGAAATCAAGAGGATAATGGTGTTCACCACCCCGAAAAACAGATCCAGTTCTTTGGCACCGGCAATGAAATCTTCGGTGTATCCGGCAAAATACACGGCATACAAAACAAACAGACCGCCGAACAGGACAATCTCCGTATACAGAAACAGCCACATGCCCAGTTTTTTGCCGGTGGGGTCTGTGTGAGCCGTCATTTGCCCGTCTCCGGATCCATGGGTGCCGCACCAGGGCCGACGGCCGCCACCTTTGTAAAATCGTAAGGATAATCCATCACTTCCGGGTCTTTAGCAAAATTGTGCAAAGGCGGGGGCGAGGGAATGGTCCACTCCAGGGTGACCCCGCCCCAGGGATCATCCGCAGCAGCGGTGCGCTCCCTGGCCAGAGAAGTTAACAAATTCACCATCATCAGGCCGATGCCGGCAATCATGAACAACGCTCCGAATCCCGCAAAAAAATTACCGGCCGCATACTGGGGAAGATAGTCATAATAGCGCCGGGGCATGCCCTGGAGTCCCAACACAAACATGGGCACATAGTGCAGCATAAACCCGACCGTGACCAGAATGGCAGCGATATAGGCCTTTTTAAAATCATACATCTTTCCGAACATCTTGGGCCACCAGTAATGCAGGGCTGCAAAAAAGGCAAACCCCGTACCCCCGAACATGGTGAAATGAAAATGGGCCACCACAAAATGGGTGTCATGCACATGGATATTGGCCCCGGCCGCCCCCAGCACCAGCCCGGTGAGCCCGCCCACGGAAAACAGGTAAATAAAACACAGGGAAAACAATAGCGGCGGGGTCATCTCAATGGCCCCTTTGTACAGGGTGGCCACCCAGGAAAACACCTTAATGGCCGAAGGGATGGCCACCACAAAGGTGAGCAGAGAAAACACGAACACAGCCGTGTCACTCATGCCGCTGGTGTACATATGATGGGCCCATACCAGAGATCCGGCAATGGCAATGGCCAGAGACGAGGCCACAATGGCCTTGTACCCGAAGATCGATTTTCTGGCAGATACCGGGATAATCTCTGAAATCACGCCCATACCCGGCAGGATCATGATGTACACCGCCGGATGGGAATAGATCCAGAACAGATGCTGGTAAAGGATGGGGTCACCCCCCCGGGCCGGGTCAAACAGCCCCACATTGAAAAGCCGTTCCACCACCACCAGCACCAGAGTAATGGTGATCACCGGGGTGGCCAGCAGCTGGACCCAGGCCGTGGCGTACAAACTCCAGGTGAACAACGGCAACTGAAGCCATCCCATGGTTTTTGCCCGCATTTTGTGAATGGTGGTGATGAAATTGAGCCCGGTGAGCATGGAGGAAAATCCCAGGATGAATGCGGCGAACACGGCCGTGGACACATTGGTGTTGGTGGAAATGGAAAACGGTACGTAAAAGGTCCATCCGGTGTCGGGAAATCCGTCGGAAAACAGCGACACAATGGCCACGATGCCGCCGGCCATGTACAGATACCAGGACAGCAGATTGAGTCTGGGAAAATACACATCTTCGGCTCCGATGTGGATAGGCAGAAAAAAATTGCCGAAAATGGCGGGCAACGCCGGAATAATGAACAGAAAAATCATGATCACCCCGTGCAGCGTGAACACGGAATTATACATCTGGGCGCCCAGAACGGTTTTTCCCGGAAACATCAGTTCCAGGCGGATCAAGCCGCCCAGTGTCACGGCCAGCAAAAACCAGAACAGGATGGAAAACAAATACAAAAGGGCAATGCGTTTGTGATCAAAGGTGATCAGCCAGGACCGGATCCCGGTAAATCCTGCCGGCTCAGGGGTTTGGTAAAATGATGTCATGCCTGAATCTCCTTAACCCCCCGGCCGTCTGCGCCCGGTTTTCTTTCCCGGCCGGACCAGAAACACCACAAATCCGGCCAGCAGAATCAGAATCACAGTTCCCGTGATTCTGAACAGCCGGAACACATAGGTGTTATTTTCCGAATCATAATCAAAGCAGAAAGAAAGCACCCGCCGCTTGATGGACACCCCGGGTTTCCCTTTTCGGGCCTCGGTCAATGCCATGCCCAGGTCAAAAGGCAGAAACCCGGGGCCATACAGATAGCGGATTATTTTCCCGTCTTCTGCCAGCACCACCATGGCGTTGGGATGGATATATTCATGGGGCTTTTTCTTGACAAAATAATATCCCAGAGAATCGGTTACCCGCCGGATATTTTCCTCATCCCCGGTGAGATAGAACCAGTTTTCCAGAGGAAAATCGCGCTGGAGCAGGTTGGCATAATTGTTTTTGGCGGCCAGGGCATGGGAAGGGTCTTCATCATCTGAAAAACTCAAGGTAATGATATTGAACGCTTCCCCGGGCAGCTGGTCCACCCGGTTCAATGCCTTTGCCAGATCCGCCTGGAGAAACGTACACACCGACGGGCAGAAAAACCAGATGGGCAACAGCACCACAGGCTTGTCAAATATTTCCCGGATGGTGACTGACCGACCCTGGGCATCCAGAAACCGCGCCTCCAGGTCGATATACTGGCCCAGTCGTTCCTCGACTTTCACCTGACCTGCCAGCGCGTTTATGTCCGTCCCCTCATCCATGACCATGGCATCATGGTCATGATGGGGATCTGCCAGATTCACCCGTGTATTCCCGGCTGGATCATGAGGGGCATGATCCAGTCCGCCATCCTGTGCAAACCCGGGCACCGCAATGGTCAGCATCAGGCAGGTGACCCACCCTGCCATGGCCGGACCCGCAACTTTTCTGCAAAACATCATTTGATTTTGACAGCCTCACCCGTGGCAAAATCAATATCATATACCGTCCGAAACTGATGTCCGGCGATAAAGGAGTCCCTGCCCGTACCAAAGGCGATCATGACCCTTGTCTTGCCGTCTGTGCGTATGGGCTTGTCCCATTGTTCCAATGCGTTCACCAAACGGGTGAAAGAGAGGGTGGTCACCCCATTTTCCTCTTTTCCCGCCGGATCAATCACCTGATTGGTTCCCCCCAGTTTATCATCTGAAGAATGACCCCGTTTTCTGTCCGCAAAATGGTCTTCGATTCTCACCTTGCCGTTTTTAACGGCCCCGATAATAATATCGCCACCGCCCATGGCATCTTCCGGATCGATACCAATGGCAACCCAGCCCGTGGTTTTGGCACTCAATTCCATCTGGATCTGGTCACTGTCCAGTGTCCAGGACACGGTCATGTCTTTGACTTCCAGTTTGTGGGCATAGTCTGAAGCAAACAGGCTGCCCGGCAGAAAAACAGCTGCGGCCAGCATCAACAATCCGATTTTTTTCATCATTTTGACACCTTTTGCCTTTTTGTTATCATTGATCCTTATGAATGACTTAAATTTATAAAATTTCCGGCATTATCCATATTGGAGTTCGCCGCCGGAAAATCCCAGTCCGATGGCCACTAACGCCATGAGCACATACCATCCGGTGAGCCGGTTAAATCCGCGGTTTTCAGGATCATCCTTGATGGCGGTCACCAGCAGCAGCACGGTGAGAACAGCTGCCAGAAACATTTTCAGGACAATCAGAAACTCCCATTCGCCCCCGAACCGGTGCTGCCAGTCCAGGTAGCCGGTGAATATGGTGGGGATAACCCCCACAAGTGCCAGAATCACACAATGGTATCCGGTTTTTGCCAGCATTTTCATTCGGGGCAGAAAAGATACCAGCCGAAAGACCACTGCGCCGAGCACCATGCCCATGGGAAT
The nucleotide sequence above comes from Desulfotignum phosphitoxidans DSM 13687. Encoded proteins:
- a CDS encoding DOMON domain-containing protein, encoding MMKKIGLLMLAAAVFLPGSLFASDYAHKLEVKDMTVSWTLDSDQIQMELSAKTTGWVAIGIDPEDAMGGGDIIIGAVKNGKVRIEDHFADRKRGHSSDDKLGGTNQVIDPAGKEENGVTTLSFTRLVNALEQWDKPIRTDGKTRVMIAFGTGRDSFIAGHQFRTVYDIDFATGEAVKIK
- a CDS encoding cytochrome C oxidase subunit IV family protein, with translation MASEPHIIGYKTLGLTLAALLVLTGVTVGAASIDLGWVNVWITLMIASVKAGFVLLVFMHMRWEGRTLRWSFLATVLFMAVMIGFIFWDVAFR
- a CDS encoding tautomerase family protein; translation: MPYVNIKITREGATKEQKAELIEGVTRLLKDVLGKNPATTFVTIDEVDTDNWGVGGIPVTELRKQQK
- a CDS encoding cytochrome c oxidase subunit I: MTSFYQTPEPAGFTGIRSWLITFDHKRIALLYLFSILFWFLLAVTLGGLIRLELMFPGKTVLGAQMYNSVFTLHGVIMIFLFIIPALPAIFGNFFLPIHIGAEDVYFPRLNLLSWYLYMAGGIVAIVSLFSDGFPDTGWTFYVPFSISTNTNVSTAVFAAFILGFSSMLTGLNFITTIHKMRAKTMGWLQLPLFTWSLYATAWVQLLATPVITITLVLVVVERLFNVGLFDPARGGDPILYQHLFWIYSHPAVYIMILPGMGVISEIIPVSARKSIFGYKAIVASSLAIAIAGSLVWAHHMYTSGMSDTAVFVFSLLTFVVAIPSAIKVFSWVATLYKGAIEMTPPLLFSLCFIYLFSVGGLTGLVLGAAGANIHVHDTHFVVAHFHFTMFGGTGFAFFAALHYWWPKMFGKMYDFKKAYIAAILVTVGFMLHYVPMFVLGLQGMPRRYYDYLPQYAAGNFFAGFGALFMIAGIGLMMVNLLTSLARERTAAADDPWGGVTLEWTIPSPPPLHNFAKDPEVMDYPYDFTKVAAVGPGAAPMDPETGK
- a CDS encoding DUF2231 domain-containing protein translates to MTDVIFGFLNSIGFTHPLHPALTHIPMGMVLGAVVFRLVSFLPRMKMLAKTGYHCVILALVGVIPTIFTGYLDWQHRFGGEWEFLIVLKMFLAAVLTVLLLVTAIKDDPENRGFNRLTGWYVLMALVAIGLGFSGGELQYG
- a CDS encoding gamma carbonic anhydrase family protein; this encodes MIRSFKGKTPRIAPSAYVDDTAVLIGDIEIGEESSVWPGAVIRADLGKITIGQKTIVEDNCVIHAGAPNGRDGDVFIGDRVVIGHGAVLNCRSIGNYVLIGMNATLLHEASIGDYCLIGAAALVGAGKVIPDYSLVFGAPGQIKGRPSEEQLWWAKAAYEEYKPLMDEYKKLQSIPS
- a CDS encoding UbiA family prenyltransferase is translated as MVETSGIRAAIELTKFRLTGFIALSGIFGHILAAPAPGIDTLVIGAGVWLLAAGAAVLNHIQDRRYDCWFARTRHRCLVKNRVDLQTAGWVASGLVISGLALLAGGLDTHLPWILGILALVCYNGLYTPLKKKTLFAVWPGVICGMLPPAIGWTAVPSSQCHGTGIQLFGVMLVMGIWQVPHFLVLAAAQPVCDPGADRFPTFIRLWTKTELFLQILVWVCVYSLGVFWFLLNGGIVLPGVSASLAGMAFVLPGVMGFFLTRFPAYAGAGGFTTLNLSMLIFMVLGILDRILPTVFPLQ
- a CDS encoding NAD(P)H-dependent glycerol-3-phosphate dehydrogenase, encoding MIQIDDIQSTRIGVVGAGSWGTALAKLLAEKGFDIDFWVFESEVKEQIETLQENRVFLPGYLLPDAIHPFNDIETVVKDKDLVLVVVPSHFMRSVAMQMKPFIAKDAVVVSASKGIENKTHLTMTGILEEILDFLPPENLAVLSGPSFAKEVAAKIPTVVAAASVNDRVARFVQAVFAGPTFRVYVNHDPVGTQIGGAMKNVLAIAAGICDGMNMGLNPRAALITRGLTEMNRLGTRLGADPLTLSGLAGVGDLLLTCTGALSRNYTVGMQIGQGKKLDDIISEMRMVAEGVKTTRSVYNLSRKLGVDLPICNEVYHVLFENYPLEETIQRLMNRSLKHELDGVL
- the coxB gene encoding cytochrome c oxidase subunit II, with the protein product MTDIINPAVLVDRSFYFIIGFSFVFLFAITLVMIYFVIRYRRSRHPVPADIRGNWKLETAWIFIPTLIALAMFVSGWQAYTGLRNVPEGALEVDVIAQSFSWIFIYPTGKETENELQVPVNTPVKLNITSMDVIHSLYIPAFRVKVDAVKGLTTYAWFLPETIGEYFLQCTEFCGVGHADMTGVVRVVSEDAFDEWVEEDDGW
- a CDS encoding phosphagen kinase produces the protein MAADSGDAAIFPEHAVSLAHRFLTPSLFERLSRLKTDTGFTLEQAIRSGRENPDSHIGIYAGDAQTYALFKEIFDPVIRTYHQITGPIRHIPRLEPLDLPDLDPHNQLIVSTRIRVARNLSGHAFSPNITTQNRQIVARQVQQALDALPESLQGHFHAMDALTLDQIQNQAFQGTAFLPGDRFQASAGINRNFPVSRGVFTSHDRTFRVWINEEDHLRIICLEKTGNLSKVFNRMVSALAHIREPIDFASDPRLGYLTACPTNIGTAMRAGVHIRLPHLENHPNRLKRLASTYGLQIRGTLGEKTAVTESVFDISNRFRLGTGETQLIQTLHTGIAAIIEAETRLAESGPESPEP
- a CDS encoding DJ-1 family glyoxalase III, coding for MEKTVLVPVAQGIEEMEAITIIDVLRRAGARVVVASVDDLTIKAARGIEFKADCLIKDCREQSFDLIVLPGGIPGADNLQKSETLAELLKKQAAQKKLYGAICASPAVVLHPLGLVTPGAVTCHPGFADRIEGGTVQDRNVVIDGPCITSKGAGTALEFALTLVRRLFDDKVLADVKGGLAL
- a CDS encoding cytochrome c oxidase subunit 3 family protein encodes the protein MTAHTDPTGKKLGMWLFLYTEIVLFGGLFVLYAVYFAGYTEDFIAGAKELDLFFGVVNTIILLISSFCVAAGVTAVQKAHYRIALAGLWGALACGAIFLVNKYIEWGHKFAHGIYPGSDRLVDGPGGQNLFFGLYFVTTGLHGLHIIIGMTLLAVSLVLVTRQKITPKNNAMLDNSGLYWHLVDLIWIFIFPLFYLVV
- a CDS encoding TetR/AcrR family transcriptional regulator, translated to MAESRFAELKEKEKLARKQIVIESALALFAKKPFYEVGMREVADEAGISAATIYRYFPSQQALFNEAFLQDISAASKEFKTMVETDKPASIEQFGIKFVDHLINNESTFQMMAYLMLKDNLSHPVMGKFDSVTKIFFDLFAELLCRHGVAKEQARIYSHAFVASITGILMVFRNSPVTDKTATRNHIIKVVKITASLYTNQLLGHQDSVRA
- a CDS encoding SCO family protein, with translation MAGWVTCLMLTIAVPGFAQDGGLDHAPHDPAGNTRVNLADPHHDHDAMVMDEGTDINALAGQVKVEERLGQYIDLEARFLDAQGRSVTIREIFDKPVVLLPIWFFCPSVCTFLQADLAKALNRVDQLPGEAFNIITLSFSDDEDPSHALAAKNNYANLLQRDFPLENWFYLTGDEENIRRVTDSLGYYFVKKKPHEYIHPNAMVVLAEDGKIIRYLYGPGFLPFDLGMALTEARKGKPGVSIKRRVLSFCFDYDSENNTYVFRLFRITGTVILILLAGFVVFLVRPGKKTGRRRPGG